The Acomys russatus chromosome 1, mAcoRus1.1, whole genome shotgun sequence genome has a window encoding:
- the Calm2 gene encoding calmodulin-2, protein MADQLTEEQIAEFKEAFSLFDKDGDGTITTKELGTVMRSLGQNPTEAELQDMINEVDADGNGTIDFPEFLTMMARKMKDTDSEEEIREAFRVFDKDGNGYISAAELRHVMTNLGEKLTDEEVDEMIREADIDGDGQVNYEEFVQMMTAK, encoded by the exons AATTCAAAGAGGCGTTCTCACTATTTGACAAGGATGGTGATGGGACTATAACAACAAAGGAACTGGGCACTGTGATGAGGTCTCTTGGGCAGAACCCCACAGAAGCAGAGCTGCAAGACATGATTAATGAAGTAGATGCAGATG GTAATGGCACGATTGACTTCCCTGAGTTTCTGACAATGATGGCAAGGAAAATGAAAGACACAGACAgtgaagaagaaattagagaagCATTCCGCGTGTTTGATAAG GACGGCAACGGCTACATCAGTGCAGCAGAGCTTCGCCACGTGATGACAAACCTTGGAGAGAAGTTAACAGATGAAGAGGTGGATGAGATGATCAGGGAAGCAGACATTGATGGTGATGGTCAGGTAAACTATGAAG aGTTTGTACAAATGATGACAGCAAAGTGA